GGCTATCGTGGGCTTTGCCTGTATCAGCCATTTCTGAAGGTAGTCGGTAAACAGTACCTCTGCTTGGGGATTCCGTTTGCCCTCAATTAGTTCTCTGGCTCGTTCCTCGGCATCCCGACGCTCTTTTTCTTCCTGCTCCTGTTCGTATTCCAACCGGATCTGGTCAAAGGCTTTTTTTGCTTTTCTGTCACTGGTTCCTTCCACCGGAAGTCCGGTAGGAACCCATTTGGTTTTTCTTTTGCCGTCCACCTTGATGTATAGAACGGCATAGTAAGTATTGTTTTTTTGCTGTAGACAGCCTGCTATCATTGTTACCCTCCTTTGAAATAACAGCGTATTTGCCTACCATTGACAACACCACAATACCACAGAAAGCATGGGATAGCTACTGTTTTACGCGGAAGCAATCCAACGGATTTTTCTACGGTTCATGTCCAATAGTAAGCAAAAACCACATCAAAAAATCTTGATGTGGCACATTTCTTCGCCCAGCAAATATTCCATAATGCACACTTTGGGAATCTTATAGGTTCGTCCAACGCGAACACTATGTATCTCTTTTTCCGAAAGCAGTTTATAAGCCAGCTTCCGGCTGATACCGCCAAGCATTTCTCGCAATTGATTTACCTCGACTACATCAGGGTATTTTTCAAACATCATTGTTTTGTTGCTCATAAAAATTCTCCCTTCATGAAAAAAATGCCGGACTAAGTCCGACGCTGATAGAAAGTGCCTGATTTATTTTCTTCATGTCATGGTCGGAAAGATTTCCAACCTTTTCTCTGAGCCGAGCCCTATCAATGGTACGTATCTGTTCTAAAAGGGCAAAGGATTCTATGGACAGTCTGCCTACTCCGGCAATGGCTGAATGGGTGGGCAAAGGCTTTTTCGGTTTGCCGGTGATGGCACAGACGATGGTGGTAGGGCTGTAGCGGTTGCCGATGTCGTTTTGCAGGATAAGTACGGGACGGATGCCCCCTTGCTCACAGCCCACAACGGGGCTTAAGTCGGCATAAAAAATATCGCCGCGGCTGATGCCTTTCTTTATCGTGTTCAAATTTTGCACCTCCTTGGTTTGTAATTCCTTTGGTTTTTCTTAATGTCACAAAAATAAGAACCTCACGCCGTTTGCAAAATCAAAGATTTTGACGGCTGAGAGAACCTTGTTGCTTCGCAATATGGGACCGCCTATCCCTGATGGCGTGAGGTTCTCATGGCTTCTGACATTAAGATTTTTCTCGCTGTGCTTAATTCGACACTACTCCCCAAGCACTCTGTGCAGAGCATGGTGCTTTGCACAACAAAGGCGACGGCCTGAACTGCGGCTGGCTAATGCCATGCAAGCATGGTATACCGCATCATAGGAATCTCACCTCCACCGGGATCTCCGCTGGCTGCCCTCATTGCGTGATCCCCCGTTCAGGGGGGCTGTGACTGGACAGAAGTATCAATATAGGCTGACGGGGTCATTGCGAAGCAGGCTGCCACAGCCTGCTTTTCGGACGGATGGGTACCGCTCTGCACCTTATTTGGCCGTCTTTGATAGGCTGGAAAATGAGAAACCATAAACAGAATAAAATTAATATGGTTGATTTCATGTTCTCATCGCCGTCCTACAGGTGGTCTTGGCGCATCCTCCGGGGTCGCTTTCCCTTTTGGGGTCCGTCAGCTAACGTATTCAGGTCGTCGGATATGAAATTTTCAAAGAGCCATGAGGGTGAATAAAAACCCCCTCACTACTAAGCCGATTTCGTGAGGGGGTTGCACGGAAAAAATTTTACTTTTCTATCATTTTTTTTAGTTTGCCAAGAATTTTGATCTTACGATCATGGATGGTCATATAGTGAAGACCCGTTTCTGAGCTCCACTGGCGCTCACTGATTCCCCTGAAAAACAGGGCGTAAATCAGTTCCTGTTCTTCCTTGGAAAGTTGGGCAAGGCATTGTTGGAGCTTTTCCGCTATGAGCTTGTCCACAACCAAATCCTCTACGCGTGGAGAAGTAAGGTCTGGAATCCCATCCTCGCCTGTGGTTTCGCCCGTATCCATGGCACTGTAATGAAAAACGCCGTTTGCGGTATCTCTTTCCTCCAGATAGGTTTCCCGGCGCTTCATGCGGTGATAGGTAACATAGACTTCTTCGGTGACGGGAACAAGCTGTCCCTGCACCTTGATTCGATACTCTTTCTTTTCTGCCATATGGCTTGTCCTCCATTTTCTGAAATTTTGATGGTGAATCAAAATGTCAGAAACGGAGGGGAACGGCAGCGTGGAATTAACCTGTTTGCATTAGAAGCACACCATATTTTACCTAATATTGTAAAATATGGTGTGTAGGTTTTCTTGTCGAAAGAAAAAAGTCAGCACTGCGCCCATGGCGAAATGCTGACTTTTTCAAAATTATAATATAAAATTGTTTAGGTGGTAAATAATATGTACGAGCTTTGTCTGCTCTATTTCCACCTCTTATAAGTATAAAATCTCATAGGATACTCCTCTCGCCGAAGCATGGCGAAAGCCGGTATCCCGATATCCTGTTTATCCG
The window above is part of the Novisyntrophococcus fermenticellae genome. Proteins encoded here:
- a CDS encoding helix-turn-helix domain-containing protein, with the protein product MSNKTMMFEKYPDVVEVNQLREMLGGISRKLAYKLLSEKEIHSVRVGRTYKIPKVCIMEYLLGEEMCHIKIF
- a CDS encoding type II toxin-antitoxin system PemK/MazF family toxin codes for the protein MNTIKKGISRGDIFYADLSPVVGCEQGGIRPVLILQNDIGNRYSPTTIVCAITGKPKKPLPTHSAIAGVGRLSIESFALLEQIRTIDRARLREKVGNLSDHDMKKINQALSISVGLSPAFFS
- a CDS encoding sigma-70 RNA polymerase sigma factor region 4 domain-containing protein, which translates into the protein MAEKKEYRIKVQGQLVPVTEEVYVTYHRMKRRETYLEERDTANGVFHYSAMDTGETTGEDGIPDLTSPRVEDLVVDKLIAEKLQQCLAQLSKEEQELIYALFFRGISERQWSSETGLHYMTIHDRKIKILGKLKKMIEK